The window GCCGCACTCGGCGCCTCGGCCGCCTCCTACCTAGCTGCCCGTATAGGCTTCTCCCGCCTCGCAGAGGGGCTGGGCATAGAGCCAACGCCTCTATTCGGCGCGGTGTCGATTCTGCTAGCCGCCGTGATCTTCCTAGGCGTGGAGACCTTGGCGTACAACGTCTATGCTCTCTTCCTCTTGATGGTCCTATTCCTGGCGTTCGCTCTGGCCGGCCTCTTGATAGCGCTCAGGCACATGATAGAGGAGTACTTCACAGGAATCGTCGTCTCTAGGGTGCACGGCATCCACATAGGCGATTACGTACAGGTGGGCAAGACGGCGGGCTACGTAGTAGCTATGAGGCCGACAGCCCTGGTGGTCAGAGACTTCAGGCGCAACCTAGTCCACATACCTTATACTAAATTAATACATGAACCATTTAATTTAGTAAAAATAGAAGAAGGACATGAAATTAGGGTATATATGTATATGCCGTATAAAATAGATGTAAATAAACTCAGGGCTGAGCTGGGGGCCGTCGCCTCGGAATATGGGGTCGAGAACTTCAGAATCGACGTAGATCACATAGGCTATAGGGGCGTCGTATTGGCCGCGCGCGGCATATTGAGAGATCCGAGGAGGGAGGAGGAGGTCAGGTACGCGTTGCTTGATAAGGCGTATTCACTTCTTGCGTCGAAGAGCTAGCAGAAGAGCGCCGGCCAGAGCCCACAGGCCTATAATCCAGAGCTCGCCGAATCTCACAATGGCCGACAGCGCTAGACCTATCGCCGTCATGACCGCGCCAGCGGCGCCCACTATTGAGATCCCTCTTATGGTGGGCGACCTCATCGCTCCGTACAGCTCGCCGCGCCGGGTCTCGATCAGAAGCGCTAGGGAGACCATCAGGTAGTTCACCAGCGACGACACGGCGTAGACATCCACTATTAAGTAGATCTCGCCCGGGGCCAATAAGGCGAGGGCTATAGCCGCCGATAAGATGAGCGATACGTGCGGCGTCCTGAACTTGCGGTGTACTTTAGAGAACGCTTGAGGCAATAGCCGCTCCTCCGCGAGTCTATAAAGCAGACGGGAAAAGGCCACGAAGCCCGCGAGCGCGGCCATTATCTGAACCACGGCAGTGACGATACCCACGGGCAAGACGAGCCATCTGCCGTAAGACGAGGCGGCCGCTATCTCGACCACGGCGGTGGCGGGGTTAGAGACCACCGCCGAGTACGCCACGCCGTTCATCAACAACGCCGTTAGGCCTATGCCGTATGCAGCGCCCAGGCCGGCCGCGAGGATCGTCGCCCGCGGGACTTGGACCAGAGGCATCTCCGCCTCGCCAGCCAGCTGGCCTATCGCGTCCATGCCCGTATATCCCCTCGACGCGTAGGACAAGCCGGCCCATATATCCTTTGCGTCGACATCTCCCCACGAGAAGTAGGGCGGATACGTCCTCAGCTCTAAGACGAGGCCTAGCGCCACCGTCAAGAAGCCTATTAGTACTATGTCCAGCACCGCGACCAGGGCGGAGGCCCTCGCCGACTCTTTTATGCCGATTAGCGCGAGCACGAAGAGGCCTAAGGCCACCAGAAACGAGAAGGCCCTCGCGGCTATGTAGGGCACCGAGATCCCGTAGTAGGACAACATATTTGCTATGTACAGAACGCCGTCGAGAGAGCCGTACGCCACCATCACCGCTTGGTCGAAGGCGAGGAGCCATGCGGAGAAGAAGCCAGCGGTGCTCCCCAACGCGGTCTTGACATACAAGTAGGATCCGCCCGTCTCTGGGAACCGGGAGCCCATCTCGCCGTAGGCCAACGCTATAGCCACCATCAGCGCGGTGCCATATAGCACCACCAGGAAGGTCTGCCTCCCCGCCTCGGCCGCTATGACGCCCAACACGAAGTAGAACGTCGACTGGCTGTCTGCGTGAACCAATGAGTATATGTCGAATACGCCGAGCCTGCGCCTAAGCCAGTCTCTGCTCATGACGAGAGGTCCCTCAAGGCCTCTAAGGGCCCCATGGCCATTAGGTAGTCGCCTTCCTGCGCCACGGCGTCTGGCGACGTGATTATCTCGTCGTTTCTTATCAAGGCCGCCTTAACGCCGTAGGACTCCTCTATCTCGGCCAAGCTACGGCCGAGCGGTCTGGAATCCGCGGTCACGAACATCTCCAGAAGCCCGAAGTCGCCTCTGAGAGGGGTTATCCTTGTATACTTGAGGTTAAGTAGCCTGTATAGTCTGCCCAGAATACACTGCGAGGCGCTCACGGTCACTATGCCGTACTTCTCCGCCTCCTCCTCCGCCGCTTGGTTCCTCAACGTCACTACAACGCGCGGCACGCCTCTGGATCTGCACAGTTTTGCCAGAGACATATTGAGCGAATCGTTGGGGGAAATGAAAAGGGCCGTCTCGACGTCCTCAAGGCCAATTCTGTCGACGAGCGCCTCGTACGTCTCCGATTTAATCGTATGTATATAGACAGGGTACTTGATGAATTCCTTACCTCTGTATTCGTTGGATATGAGGTGTATGGTATATCCGTTATCCGCCAGCGCCTCCACGACGAGTTTGGTCAAGTCGTCGCCGCTGTCCAGCACAAGCGCCTTTCTGGCCACGTCGAATCGTTAAAGCATAAATATAAGCTAAGCCGCTTTAGGATAGAGATCGTCATCCCCAGCCTATGGCAGTTATGGGCATGGCCGTCGTGAGCGCTAAAATATTACATATACATAAATAAAGGAAACATTATAATTATAATAAAGATATATATCGATAATAAATATATGTTATTAATAAATCTATTAATAATCTTATAGTATATAAAAGCACCCAGTATGAGCAGGGCTATCGACGCCGGCAACGGCGTCAGAGCCGACGCGGCCGCCATGGTCGACGAAATGCCTGTAGCCAGCCGCGCTAAGTTCGTGTAGCCTCTATCGGTAAGCCTGGCCCTAGCGAGCCTCTTCAGCACAGCCTCGCTTGCGACCGATAGGAAGTAGTTCAACATGAGTATGGCGAAGAGTATCAACACGTAGTAGGCGCCGGGGTTCTGGTACGCCGGGGCGAACTCCGCCGATATCTTCGGCAGAAGCGCTACCGAGGATAGTAGGGAGAATAGGAGCAGGTGTTCCCAGGGCGTGTGGGCCGCAATAGGATCGCCGAGAAGCAAGACGAACTCGCCCTGCGTGTGGGTGAGCCTCGAGCGCAACGGCTGGCGCCAGCTACCGTAGCGCGTCTTCATGAGCTTCACAAACAGGTCGTGCGATCTCAGCCCCATGGCCCTAAAGACGTAGATATCGGCCTCCACCTCCAGAGCCCTCACCAAGACGAAGAGCAGGTAAACGGTCGAGATTACCAACGCCACCGAAAACACATAGACGTAGGCCGGGAGCGAGCCCAGGGAGGCGTAAGTCGCCGGCAGGGCCGCCATCTCTCCGTAGAGGACGGCGCCTACCGCCCATATCTTGGCCGGGTGTTTGAGCCTCGCGTGAGCCTCCTCGTGGAGCTCGACGAACCTCTCCAAGTCGGGATCCTCCCCGCCGCTCAGCACCACGAAGGACACCCACCGCGTCAGTCCGCCCGTGGTGAAGCCGTAAGGCTTCGCGCCGTCTATCTTGATCTTTATCAAGTGGATTCCTCTGCCTACCCTGAATATCTTGCCGGCCGCGAGCTCTAGGGATAGAACCAGCGCTAGGAACATGCCGGAGCCCAGAGAGGCCAGCGCCAGGTACGGCGTCAGCCCGTCGTAGGGCCCGGCCGCAATCTTGTTCAACAACGGCGCCATGAGGCGCGCCAGCCGTATTTGGGCGTATAGTAGGGCTAGGCCTGAGGGGACCAACGCAGACGACGCCGCGATCAGCAGACTGCCCGCGCCGATCCTCACGTAAGGTGCGATCTGTACTATTTTAGCCGATATCGCGAATCTTTAAAAACTGCCCCATACTGGAGGTTATGCATAGGGATAAGGCTGTCGGCATAGGTCTGTTGATCCTGTCGGTGTTGGTGATCGTCGTCTACGCCTGGCTCGTCTTTCTGACTAAGTACGACATAGTGGTCCTAAAGGCCACTGCGTTTCTCGCCGTGGCGGCCGTGTTCGGCATATTGGGCTGGGTCGGCTACGCGCTGGCGACTACTCCGCCTCCGAAGCCCATAGAGGAGATAGAGAAGGAGGTGGAGCAGGCCTTGAAGGAGATAGAGAAACAGATGCAGGAGCAGGACAAGGGACAGACACAGTAGCCGATAGGCCTTGCCCGCGCCGGGCTTGCCGCTCTGCGCCAATCCGGCCGCGGCATATTTGCAGACCTTCGCCTACAGCTCAGCAATCCGTTGATGCAGATCTTCAGACCCTACGTGGACTGGTCCAAGTCTGCCCGGATACTGGACAATAAACGGCTCGGCAAACAGAGGGTGGAGGCCAAGCAGGTCATAATGGCTATTCTGAGGCGCATGGGCGTTCTGAACGACGGCAGGAGGGGCTGGCTTAACCACCCCGTGGTGTTGATGTACTACAACGACGGGCGGCCCTATCTGGACGACTTGGTGGGGTACTTCGAGGCGGCGGTGGCTGAGTGGAGATCCAGAGGATTCAGGAACGAGATATCGCTGGACGATATAAGGCCGTTGATAAAGTCAGCTACGTCTGCCCCCGGCACGCCCATAACTCACGTGCACGAGGTGGAGTACAGGAGGGTGCTCCTCCTCAAGGATCCCTGCTACTATATCGATAAGTTCTCCAGAGAGGAGATAGAGGAGATCTTGGAGACGGAGCCCGTGCCCATCAAGGGCGTGAACACGTGGATCTTCGACGTCTACGACGTCTACAAGCGTTTTGTGGCCGAGCTCAAATCCGGCAGGAGGATCTGCGCGCCTATATTTCCGAAAAAGCCCGCGTGAGCTTGGCGAAGCAGGCCTCGCAGAAGCCGGGCCCCTTAAGGTCGGTGTCTCTGACCGTGTTGCTGAAGTACATAACGCATCTGGGATCTGCGCAGTGGCCCAGCCCAAAGGTGTGGCCCAGCTCGTGCACTATCTCCTTGGCCAGCCTCATCTCGAAGAGCTCAACGGCCGATCTCAGCCTCTCCGTGAACACGACGGCCTTATGGCCGTGGGCCACGCCGAAGACGAAGTTGAGGCCCGGCACGTAGCCGTCGCCCTCGACCACGTAGACGTATCTATCCCATCCCCTCACCGGCCTCAACAGATCCAGCAATAGATCTGCCCTTATCTGTCCCCTGGCCTTGTTATACGCCCTTGCCTTCACGTCGCCAAGATCCGCCGCCACGACATCTAGCCTTATCAAGCCTCTGAACGACGACTCGACGACCTCGACGACGCGTCTACCTATCTCCGCCTCCGCCGTCAGAAGAACTCTGGCCATGTTTTAAATTTAGAGATCTATTTTTCCGTGCATAGAGTCCTCGAGGCGCTTTCGAGGAAGGCTGTGATCGGCCACAGAGGCTTCCCTCTTAAAAGGCCCGAGAACACCGTCGCCTCCTTTATGGCTGCTATAGAGGCCGGCGCCGATGTAGTCGAGATGGACGTGTGGAAGACCGCGGACGGCGTGCCGGTGGTAATCCACGACGGTTTGGTGAAGACGCCCGGCGGCGAGTTGAAGGTGAAAGAGGCGCGTTGGCCGGAGCTGGCTATCCACAGAGTGGGCGGCGAGCCGATCCCCACTCTAGAGGACGCGCTACAGGCCATAGGGGGAAGGGCCGGCGTGTTCGTAGAGGTCAAGGACCTCGATGCCGCAGAGCTCGTGGGCGAAGTTTTGAGGCGCGTCGGCGCCACGTCGTGGGCCGCCGTTATAAGCTTCCACGAGGAGGCCTTGGCCCGGCTTAAGGGCCTTGTCCCTCTCGGCTTAATATACGCCAAGCCGCCGGGCAGAATAGCCGACGCGAGGCGCCTGGGCCTCGACTTTGTGCTCCCCCACTATAGGCTCGCGACCTCCAAGGCCGTGGAGTTCGCCCACAGAATGGGCCTCAAGGTCGTTGCTTGGACCGTCAACGATGGGCGGGTCATGGAGGAGCTCTGGTCTCGGGGGGTTGACGGAATAGCCAGCGACGACGTGGAGCTCGCTGTCTCTGTGCGGAATAAATTTAACCGGTAAATTTGTCTAAGGCAAGTGCGCAACGCAAGCTATTGGGGCTTGATACTGGCCGGCTCCTTGGTGGGCTTCATATGGGGCGCCAACCAAGTGGCCCTCTCGATATACCTAGTCAAGATAGGGCTAGATGCCGCGCAGATAGGCGCCGTCTACGGCGTCTCCACCGCCGCGATGACCGCCGGCTCTTTGTTGTGGGGCTACCTAGCAGATATATACGACAGGAGGCGCCTCTACTACGCCCTATCGTTCGCCTCGGCCACGTTCACCGCCTTGATGGCAACGGCCAGACCCTTCGTCGTTGCGGCGTCCTACATCTCGGCGAGCTTGTTGAACAGAGGGGTGGTATACAGCGCAATTCTCGGCGACTATGCCAAGGCTAGAGGCCTCTCCAACGAGGCCTTCTCCCTCTCCTCGTCTCTCTCCTCGTTCTTCGCCGCGCTGGGTTCCCTCTCGGCCTCCATAACCGCCGCGGGCATTCCCGGCTTCCAGACGCTCTTCCTGCTGGAAAGCCTCGCAATAGCCGTATCGGCCGCCTTGCTATCCCTATCGGAGCCTATCGCCGCCGTGGAGCGAGGCGGGCTCTCGCTCAATCTGAGAACTCTTAGATCCTACTGGTTGCTCAAGCGCTTGATCCCGGAGTCCTTAATAGGGTTGGGGGCCGGGGTCATAATACCTCTATTCTCTCTATGGTTCTATATAAAGTTCCACGTGGCTATGGGAAGCCTCGCGGTCTTCTACGCCGCGTCTGACCTAACGCTCGCCTTGGGGGCTGCATCTGCGCCTTTGATAGCTAGGGCGTTGCGGAGCAGAGTCGACGCCATCGTCGTGTTGCAGTCGTTAGCCACTGCGTTGTTGGCCTCGATGCCCTTCGTCGGCTCGGCCGAGGTCGCCCTGTCCCTCTTCGTGGCCAGAACGGCGTTGATGAACATGGCCAATCCTCTGCTGTCGGCGTTGATAAACGATCTGGTGCCCCAGGAAGAGCGCGGCAGAGTCTTCGGCTTGTGGAACACGCTCAGCAGTGTGCCTAGAGCCGTAGGGCCCGCCATAGGGGGGTACCTCATGGGCTCAGGCATGATAGATGCCCCGTTGTTCATAACGGCGGGGCTATACGCCGTAGCCGTGGCCCTGTTCAAGGCGCTTTTAGGCCAGGCCGAGTCCAGGCTAGCGCGCGGCTAGAAACGCCAGCAACCCGTCTGCGTCCACGTCGCATCTGGCCCGCTTTAAGAACTCCTCCGACCTCCTCAACGCGTCGTCCAGCGAGACGACCACGTCGGCATCCGCCGGCGGATCGGGCCCTATATGTATTTTGAAGCCGAGCTTGGCATCCCTAAAGCCCTCTATCACCACGAGGTCCGAATCTATGCGGCACAGCGATAGTCTGTCCGAGAACACGGCCCACATGCCGCCGCCTCTCAAGACGACCACGTCGGCTCCAGCAACCTTCATCCTGTAGCTGTCCTTACCCGGCACGTCAGGGGCGTGATGGCTCTGTTTGACGGCAACCACCCTATACCCCAAGGACCTAGCTATAGATATGAGCCTCTCGGCAAGCGCCGTCTTCCCCACGTCCTTGTTGCCGGTTATCTGTATCACGCAAACCACCTCCCCATATCTCTGGGATCTCTGTACAACAACATCAACACCTTGTCGCCCCTCTTGGCGCCTCCCGGCGGTATCAGCAACACGCCGGACGCGTCGGGGTCGGTGAACGAGTGGTGCTTCGTCCTCAACGGCGTGGCCACTATCTCGCCGTCCTTGTACTCCGCCTTCGCCCTCACGAACTGGGCCAACTCGCCCGTCACGTCGGCCGCCAGCGTGGCGTATACCCAGCCATTGCCGGGCCCCGCGACCACGTTGGCCATCTTCCTCATGACCGGCTCGACTATGCGTATCGTGCCGTGCAACGCGCTGATGGGATAGCCCGAGAGCCCGAAGACCACCTTGCCGTTGACCACGGCCACAGAGGTGGGGCGGCCGGGCTTCATTCTGAAGCCCCTAATCCCGGCAAAGCCCAGCTTGTAGAAGTGATCTATCTCGCTGGGGCCCGCCCCGCCAGTTACTATAACAGCGTCTACTTTCTGCAACGCCTCCTCGACGGCCTTCTTAAGCGCCTCGTTGTCGTCGCCCATGACCCTCCTATCGGCGATCTCGACGTAAGGCATATAGTTGCGGATGTACCACTCCACCAGAGACCCCGTCGACTCGATTACCTTACCCCTGAGGACGAGCTCGGCGGCCTCGTCGGGATCTATAGGCGGCTTTATCAACTCGTCTCCAGTGGAGAAGATCGCTATCTTGGGCCTCCTGTACGCCCTCACCTTGGTCACGCCAACGTCCAGGAGGGCCACTACGTCGAATACCGTGAGCACTTGGCCCTTCTTGACGAGGACGGCGCCCTTGGGGGCGTAGGCGCCTGGGGGATCGACGTTGTCGTAGGCGTTGTACTTGCGCGACACAGAGATCCTATCGCCCTCCCTCCTCGCCGCCTCCTCCGGCACCACTGCATCGGCCCCTTCTGGGAGGAAGGCGCCTACAGTCACGTAATACGCCTCGCCGCGCCCCACCCTAGCCTCTCTGTACTGGCCCACCAGTATGGAGCCCACCACGACGAACTCGCCCGGGGTCTCCGCCGAGTTCACCGCGTAGCCGTCGTAGGCGGCTCTAGGCCTCGGCGGATAGTCGTGCGGCATCACCACATCCCTCGCCGCCACGAAGCCTGCGGCGTCCCAAGTCGGAATGGTCAAGACGTCCTCGATAGGCCTTATCTGGGACAGGAGATCAGTTATCTTAGAGAGAGGCGACGGCCTCTCTAAATAACGCATATACCTCCAGCCTATTTACAATATATACTTTACCGCGTCGGAGCTACAGCGGGGTTAAACGCGTCTTGCTATGACCATCGCGTGCGCCACGTCGTAGGGCTCGAGGTGGACGGTGTCCAAAATCTCGTATCCGCGCTCTTTCAACACATTGATCTCCTGCTTGAAGGTCTCCGACGGCTCCTTGGTCACATCTATACTCATCGCCTTTATTACCAACATTACATGGCCGCCCTTCTTTAAGAAGTAGTCCGCGTTGTCGGCCAATATCTTCGCCTGCGCTGGCTGTGCTATATCTATGTAAACCACATCGACGCCCTTGATATAGTGCGCGTACTGGTACGGGAATCTGGCGTCGCCGAGTATCGGCACTACGTTCTTCCTGCCTTGGTCGACCAGCTTCTCCATGAACTCCCTGAAGACTCTCGGCGAGAACTCGACGGAATATATCAGCCCTCTTTCGCCCACTATATCGCTCACGTGGCTCGGCGTGGTCCCCGAGGCGGCGCCGAGATATAGTATGTGCGACCCCTCAGCTATGGGCATCTCCTTGAGCCCGTTCAGTATGGCCGCGGCAAGCTTAGATCTATAGGGGTTCCACTCCCTATACTCCACGTCTCTCCACTTAATCAACCTCTCGCCGTACACCCTCCTGCCCGGCGTCAAGTTCCTCGTCGCCAGTCTCTCCGAGCCGTCCTCGAACTTCGCCACGTAGACGCCGGCGAACCTCTCGTGAGGCCTCACATCGACGACTTCTATGGACATATCCCTACGCCTCTCCCATGCTTTTTATTCTTTCTTCGACGGCTTCTTCGCCGAGGGCTTCTTCGGCGGAGGCCCTTGCCTCCTCTCCGGCGCCCTAGCCGGCTTGACCGCAGGCGCTCTGGGCGGCGGCTTGGCGTATAGGGTCTTTATCTCTTGGATACGCGCCAGGAGATCCTCCTTCAACTTAGCCGCTATGAAGTTGCCGGTGAAAGCGTCGGCCTTAGCCGCTATGGCCAACTTGGCGGCGAGCGCCCTCGCTATCTTGCCGCGTTGCCACCTAGGCGCGCGGAATATCTCGGGGTACTGGAATATCACGCCGTGTTTCGGGGGCTTGCCGCCGGTGCGGAGGGCTCTGAACAAAGCCTTCTCGGCGCCCAGCACCTGCACCGTAGATGCGGGCAACATGGCGAGGCGGGAGAGGCCTCCGGCCAACTTTATGAGCCTCGCGCCGAGGAGCGGCCCCACGAGCTCCCTTATATTCGGCGCTACGTCCTTCATGGCCTCGTCTATATACTCCGACAATTTGTTTCTATAATCATCTAGCCTTAAATATATGTCTGCATACGTCCTTATCTGGTCGAGATCCCACTCGGACATGTCGGCGCCTATGCTCTTCCTGGCGGCCTCCACTATCCTCTTTACCCTATCCTCGGGTGCCCCCTTCAAGACCTCCTTGACGGCGTCGGGCGAATACTTGGACCTATGGCCTATGTTCTTGACCAACAACACGTACTCCTTATTGTCCCTGACTAGCTCCTCCAGCTCTGGGAAGTGTATCCCGTACCACTCCCTGATGCGCGACGCGATGAGGTTCAACGTCTTGTCGATATCGTCGACAGTGCTTATGGACTGAGCTATGAACAGGTCGCGCTTCTCCACGGCCTGCCTCAGCTTGCTCCTGGTGATGAGGTCCGAGACCTCGAGGAGGAGGGAGTCGTACTCCTCCTTGCTCACGCCTAGGGCGGGCAGATAGACGTCCCAGAACTTGCGTCTGAACTCGGCAACTACCTGGTCCGGCGACTCGCTGATTATCTCGACCCCCTGCAAAGCCGCCGACAGCCTTCTGGCCAGTTCGGGATCCTCCAAGACTATTTTATCCCCCCGGCCCTTAAGCCTCTCGACGAGCTCCAAGAGCTCGGGCACGGGAGTGGACTTCTCCAGCTCCGCGAGCTTGCCCGCTATGACGTCGGCCTTCCTATCGAAGAGAGCCTTGTCCACCACGTCCCCCTTGTCGTCCAAGGCTATCAGACCCAGAATGTCCGTAGCTATATGTATCGTCATCGGAAACCACTAGCAGGTGCCTTATTAATATTACTGCCGACCGGCTATCTCCTTGAGCGCCCTGGCGACGTCCCCGGCGTCGATCCTCCCCCTATACCTCCTCATGGCCTCCCTCAAGGCCTTGTCGGGGCCCACCTCCTTGACCAGCCCCTCCACTATCTTCTTGACCTCTTCATACGGCATCCTCAAGAGGCCCAGCCGTCTGGCCGCGTCCAACACTCCCTCCCCCTCCTTCAATGACCTCAGTATCTCCTCCACGGCCTCCTTAGTTATAGTCCCCCTATCCAGCTCTGCCAGCACCGCGTCTATCTTCTCGGGCGTGACCTCGACCCCCTCTCTGGCCAGAGCCCTCGCCGTGTTCAGGAGAAGGCTGGCTATCTGCGTCGGCGGCACGTTCCTGTACCTCTGGACGAAGTCCTCGAAGTACTCGAGCCACGGCGACTTCACGAGCCTCAAGGCCATGTCCTTGTTCACGCCGAGCGACGAGATCCTCTCTATCTCGGCCTCCAAGCTCCGCGACGCTATCTCCTCGGCCTTCTTCTCTATCTCTATGGTTATCCTAACCGGCGGCAGGTCCGTCTCGGGATACATCCTGGCCGCGCCCGGCCTAGGCCTCATGAACCTAGTCGTGCCGTCGGGGTTCGCCGCCCTGGTCTCCTCTGGGACCCCCTCGAAGGCTTGCCTCAGCCTATGCACCACTACGTCCACGGCCTCGGCGACCTCCCTCGGATCTGCCCCCGAGAGCAACACGAAGGAGCCCGCCCCCAGCCTCTGCTCCACTGCCCTGACCTCGTCCGACGTTATCCCGTAGCCCGGGAGCTCGTCTGAATGCATCAAGCCGCCCAGCTCAGTCCAGGCCCTCACGTAGTCTGCCAGCTCGGTCCCGAAGCGGCGGCCGGGCTGGACCTCAAAGCCCAGAAGTTTCTGGAAGCCGGGCGCCTTCACCGCGTAGACCACGCCGCCCGCGTCGAGGACCCTCCTCAGAACTCTGGACTGCGTGTTCCTGAACACGTCGGTGACGTCTGCGTAGCCTCCTTCGGGAGGCTGGGCGCCTCTGTTCTTGAGCTCGTCCCTTATCTTCAAGAGGTTCAATTGCCTCATTACCTCGTACTCTACGACCTTGGGTATCAACTCCAGCTTGGGCACGCCCTTGATCTCCGTCTTGGCTCCCCCCGCTATGGAGACGTTGACGTCTTGCCTCACGGTCCCGAGGCCCCTCTTGGCCCTGCCGGTCACCTTCACGCTGTAGCCTATGATCCAGGCCACCTCCTCCATCTGTTGCGGGTCGTACTCCATAGGCGACGTGGATATCTCCACCAGCGGTATGCCCAGCCTGTCCAGCCTATAGTAGACGTATTTGCCCTCCTCCCTTATCTTCCTCGCCGCGTCCTCCTCCAACGCGATCGTGTCGACGCCGATGTTGTAGCCCAATATCTTCGCCCTCCCGTCGTGCGCCACGAGCATAGTGCGTTGGAACCCCGAGGTGTTGGAGCCGTCCACAACGATCTTGCGCATTACGTAGATCTCGTCGTAGAGCTTCGCGTTGAACATCTTGGCCACGGCCACCGCCGTCGTGAGGGCCTCCTCGTCGGGCAGATGCGGCGGCTCCTCGTCCAGCTCCACGAGGCATGTAGTGTCGCGGTACCCCTCGTAGACGTAAAGGCGCCTCTTGCGAACCTCCCAGACAGCCGCAGGGTCCACCGAGCCCAACTCGCTGAGCGCTACGTAGAGCCTCCTGACAACGCGGAAGTGCGGCTCGTCGTCTCTCAGCACAGGGGGACAGTGGCAGAAGAGCTTCCTGCTGGTGTTTAGCTGGATATGTATCTCCAGCCCCGTCTTCAAGCCCAACGCTCTATAGTCCACATAGCGGCATTTGTCCACACTATAAAAAGACGAAAGGCAGCCCTCCAGCCTCGTTACATGGGCCGACCTCGGCAGGGGCTCTATCTGCCTTTATCATATATACCGGATAAGACGTGAGGAGGCGGCTCGGACAGCATATGCTGAGGGATAGATCTGTGGCCGAGTACATGGCGGGCTTGGTGCCCGAGGGCTCC of the Thermoproteus uzoniensis 768-20 genome contains:
- a CDS encoding mechanosensitive ion channel domain-containing protein, with translation MDVGIAVTLAALGASAASYLAARIGFSRLAEGLGIEPTPLFGAVSILLAAVIFLGVETLAYNVYALFLLMVLFLAFALAGLLIALRHMIEEYFTGIVVSRVHGIHIGDYVQVGKTAGYVVAMRPTALVVRDFRRNLVHIPYTKLIHEPFNLVKIEEGHEIRVYMYMPYKIDVNKLRAELGAVASEYGVENFRIDVDHIGYRGVVLAARGILRDPRREEEVRYALLDKAYSLLASKS
- a CDS encoding APC family permease gives rise to the protein MSRDWLRRRLGVFDIYSLVHADSQSTFYFVLGVIAAEAGRQTFLVVLYGTALMVAIALAYGEMGSRFPETGGSYLYVKTALGSTAGFFSAWLLAFDQAVMVAYGSLDGVLYIANMLSYYGISVPYIAARAFSFLVALGLFVLALIGIKESARASALVAVLDIVLIGFLTVALGLVLELRTYPPYFSWGDVDAKDIWAGLSYASRGYTGMDAIGQLAGEAEMPLVQVPRATILAAGLGAAYGIGLTALLMNGVAYSAVVSNPATAVVEIAAASSYGRWLVLPVGIVTAVVQIMAALAGFVAFSRLLYRLAEERLLPQAFSKVHRKFRTPHVSLILSAAIALALLAPGEIYLIVDVYAVSSLVNYLMVSLALLIETRRGELYGAMRSPTIRGISIVGAAGAVMTAIGLALSAIVRFGELWIIGLWALAGALLLALRRKK
- a CDS encoding NAD-binding protein, which translates into the protein MARKALVLDSGDDLTKLVVEALADNGYTIHLISNEYRGKEFIKYPVYIHTIKSETYEALVDRIGLEDVETALFISPNDSLNMSLAKLCRSRGVPRVVVTLRNQAAEEEAEKYGIVTVSASQCILGRLYRLLNLKYTRITPLRGDFGLLEMFVTADSRPLGRSLAEIEESYGVKAALIRNDEIITSPDAVAQEGDYLMAMGPLEALRDLSS
- a CDS encoding transcriptional regulator, with translation MHRDKAVGIGLLILSVLVIVVYAWLVFLTKYDIVVLKATAFLAVAAVFGILGWVGYALATTPPPKPIEEIEKEVEQALKEIEKQMQEQDKGQTQ
- a CDS encoding pyrimidine dimer DNA glycosylase/endonuclease V, whose amino-acid sequence is MQIFRPYVDWSKSARILDNKRLGKQRVEAKQVIMAILRRMGVLNDGRRGWLNHPVVLMYYNDGRPYLDDLVGYFEAAVAEWRSRGFRNEISLDDIRPLIKSATSAPGTPITHVHEVEYRRVLLLKDPCYYIDKFSREEIEEILETEPVPIKGVNTWIFDVYDVYKRFVAELKSGRRICAPIFPKKPA
- a CDS encoding archaemetzincin family Zn-dependent metalloprotease, which gives rise to MARVLLTAEAEIGRRVVEVVESSFRGLIRLDVVAADLGDVKARAYNKARGQIRADLLLDLLRPVRGWDRYVYVVEGDGYVPGLNFVFGVAHGHKAVVFTERLRSAVELFEMRLAKEIVHELGHTFGLGHCADPRCVMYFSNTVRDTDLKGPGFCEACFAKLTRAFSEI
- a CDS encoding glycerophosphodiester phosphodiesterase yields the protein MHRVLEALSRKAVIGHRGFPLKRPENTVASFMAAIEAGADVVEMDVWKTADGVPVVIHDGLVKTPGGELKVKEARWPELAIHRVGGEPIPTLEDALQAIGGRAGVFVEVKDLDAAELVGEVLRRVGATSWAAVISFHEEALARLKGLVPLGLIYAKPPGRIADARRLGLDFVLPHYRLATSKAVEFAHRMGLKVVAWTVNDGRVMEELWSRGVDGIASDDVELAVSVRNKFNR
- a CDS encoding MFS transporter: MRNASYWGLILAGSLVGFIWGANQVALSIYLVKIGLDAAQIGAVYGVSTAAMTAGSLLWGYLADIYDRRRLYYALSFASATFTALMATARPFVVAASYISASLLNRGVVYSAILGDYAKARGLSNEAFSLSSSLSSFFAALGSLSASITAAGIPGFQTLFLLESLAIAVSAALLSLSEPIAAVERGGLSLNLRTLRSYWLLKRLIPESLIGLGAGVIIPLFSLWFYIKFHVAMGSLAVFYAASDLTLALGAASAPLIARALRSRVDAIVVLQSLATALLASMPFVGSAEVALSLFVARTALMNMANPLLSALINDLVPQEERGRVFGLWNTLSSVPRAVGPAIGGYLMGSGMIDAPLFITAGLYAVAVALFKALLGQAESRLARG
- a CDS encoding molybdopterin-guanine dinucleotide biosynthesis protein B → MVCVIQITGNKDVGKTALAERLISIARSLGYRVVAVKQSHHAPDVPGKDSYRMKVAGADVVVLRGGGMWAVFSDRLSLCRIDSDLVVIEGFRDAKLGFKIHIGPDPPADADVVVSLDDALRRSEEFLKRARCDVDADGLLAFLAAR